A single genomic interval of Lacrimispora sphenoides JCM 1415 harbors:
- the gyrB gene encoding DNA topoisomerase (ATP-hydrolyzing) subunit B produces the protein MSQEYGADQIQILEGLEAVRKRPGMYIGSTSTRGLHHLVYEIVDNAVDEALAGYCDSIEVIVHPDNSVTVVDDGRGIPVGIQKKAGIPAVEVAFTILHAGGKFGGGGYKVSGGLHGVGASVVNALSQWLEVEIRQDGKIYKQRYEKGKTMYPLKVIGDCGPDEHGTKVTFLPDDDIFEETVYDYDTLKIRLRETAFLTKNLKIILKDEREDKREHVFHYEGGIKEFITYLNKGKTPLYDQVFYCEGTKDGVYVEVAMQHNDSYTENIYSFVNNINTPEGGTHLAGFKSALTTTLNDYARKNRLLKENETNLSGEDIREGMTAIISVKIEEPQFEGQTKQKLGNSEARGAVDNILREQFTYYLEQNPSLSKTICDKSILAQRARAAARKARDLTRRKTALEGMALPGKLADCSDKNPENCEIYIVEGDSAGGSAKTARSRNTQAILPLRGKILNVEKARLDRIYANAEIRAMITAFGSGIHEDFDLSKLRYHKIIIMTDADVDGAHISTLLLTFLYRFMPELIREGYVYLAQPPLYKVEKNKKVWYAYSDEELNSILKEIGRDNNNKIQRYKGLGEMDAEQLWETTMDPERRVLLRVIMNEDTTSEMDLTFTTLMGDQVEPRREFIEANAKYVQNLDV, from the coding sequence ATGAGTCAAGAATATGGTGCAGATCAAATCCAGATATTAGAGGGTCTTGAAGCAGTAAGAAAAAGACCTGGTATGTATATCGGCAGTACATCCACAAGGGGACTTCATCATCTGGTTTACGAGATCGTGGACAATGCGGTGGATGAGGCTCTGGCAGGATATTGCGACAGCATAGAGGTGATTGTCCATCCTGACAATTCCGTTACAGTCGTGGATGACGGACGAGGGATCCCCGTAGGCATCCAGAAAAAGGCCGGGATTCCGGCGGTAGAGGTGGCCTTTACCATTCTTCATGCCGGCGGCAAATTCGGCGGCGGGGGATATAAAGTTTCCGGCGGCCTTCACGGCGTAGGCGCTTCTGTAGTAAATGCTCTTTCCCAGTGGCTTGAGGTGGAAATCCGCCAGGATGGAAAGATCTATAAACAGCGATATGAAAAAGGAAAGACCATGTATCCATTAAAGGTCATAGGAGATTGCGGCCCGGATGAGCATGGAACAAAGGTTACCTTCCTTCCCGATGATGATATTTTTGAAGAAACGGTCTATGATTATGATACATTAAAGATCCGTCTCCGTGAAACCGCATTTTTAACTAAAAACTTAAAGATTATCCTGAAAGATGAGAGAGAGGATAAACGGGAGCACGTGTTCCATTATGAAGGGGGCATCAAGGAGTTTATCACCTATTTAAACAAGGGTAAAACCCCCCTCTATGATCAGGTGTTTTATTGTGAAGGAACAAAGGATGGTGTCTATGTTGAGGTCGCCATGCAGCACAATGATTCCTACACAGAAAATATCTACAGCTTTGTCAATAACATCAATACTCCAGAAGGCGGAACCCATCTGGCAGGCTTTAAGAGTGCCCTGACAACCACCTTAAATGATTATGCCAGAAAGAACAGGCTGTTAAAGGAAAATGAAACCAACTTATCCGGTGAGGATATCAGAGAAGGTATGACAGCTATCATAAGCGTTAAGATCGAAGAGCCTCAGTTTGAGGGCCAGACAAAGCAGAAATTAGGAAACAGTGAGGCAAGGGGAGCGGTGGATAACATCTTAAGAGAACAGTTCACCTATTATTTAGAGCAGAATCCAAGCCTTTCAAAAACCATCTGTGATAAATCAATCCTGGCTCAGCGCGCAAGAGCCGCGGCCAGAAAGGCCAGGGATTTAACCAGGAGAAAGACCGCCCTTGAGGGGATGGCTCTTCCTGGAAAGCTTGCGGACTGTTCCGATAAAAATCCGGAAAACTGCGAGATCTACATCGTCGAGGGAGACAGTGCCGGTGGCTCTGCAAAGACGGCCCGTTCCAGAAACACTCAGGCCATCCTTCCCCTGCGAGGAAAAATCCTTAATGTGGAGAAGGCAAGGCTTGACAGGATTTATGCCAATGCGGAAATAAGGGCCATGATTACCGCATTTGGATCAGGAATCCATGAGGACTTTGACTTAAGCAAATTAAGGTATCATAAAATTATCATCATGACCGATGCCGACGTGGATGGTGCCCATATCAGCACCTTGCTGCTCACCTTTTTATACCGCTTCATGCCGGAGCTTATCCGGGAGGGCTATGTATATCTGGCACAGCCTCCTTTATACAAGGTGGAAAAAAATAAAAAGGTATGGTATGCCTACAGCGATGAAGAACTTAATTCCATCTTAAAGGAAATCGGCCGTGACAACAACAATAAGATCCAGCGTTATAAAGGTCTTGGAGAGATGGACGCAGAACAGCTTTGGGAAACCACCATGGACCCGGAACGAAGAGTCCTTCTGCGTGTCATCATGAATGAGGACACCACATCCGAAATGGATTTAACCTTTACCACCTTAATGGGCGATCAGGTAGAGCCAAGACGTGAATTTATCGAAGCCAACGCCAAATATGTACAGAATCTTGATGTTTAA